The following are encoded in a window of Pecten maximus chromosome 17, xPecMax1.1, whole genome shotgun sequence genomic DNA:
- the LOC117315852 gene encoding LOW QUALITY PROTEIN: glutamic acid-rich protein-like (The sequence of the model RefSeq protein was modified relative to this genomic sequence to represent the inferred CDS: deleted 2 bases in 1 codon), translated as MEKGDADEERGKEDDEDREENKKDEDEENKQDRDEDDDEERVDDEDKDREVDDDEGKRKEDDDNDAEEEEEEADDDDDNGDDDDDDDDDDDDDKEEEDKEEEEEEEDKDREKNGHEDEEDDNEEGKRTMRKMEENKKDGENKQDRDEDDDEERDDDNDAEEEEEEEEEDKEEEEEEEEEEEEEEEEEEEDRKKNDREVDNDEDSEEEDDDDERKKNDDANMEEDDGEDREKADDEDRKERRVKIQRGSWMKIERGRR; from the exons atggaGAAGGGGGATGCTGATGAAGAAAGGGGGAAGGAGGATGATGAAGATAGGGAAGAGAACAAAAAAGATGAAGATGAGGAGAATAAGCAAGATAGGGACGAGGATGACGATGAAGAAAGAGTTGATGATGAAGATAAAGATAGAGAGGTGGACGATGATGAAGGTAAAAGGAAGGAGGACGATGATAATGATgctgaggaggaggaggaggaggctgatgatgatgatgataatggtgatgatgatgatgatgatgatgatgatgatgatgatgataaagaGGAGGAGGAtaaagaggaggaggaggaggaggaggataaAGATAGAGAGAAGAATGGTCATGAAGAT GAAGAGGATGATAATGAAGAAGGAAAAAGAACGATGAGGAAAAT GGAAGAGAACAAAAAAGATGGGGAGAATAAGCAAGATAGGGACGAGGATGACGATGAAGAAAGA GACGATGATAATGATgctgaggaggaggaggaggaggaggaggaggataaagaggaggaggaggaggaggaggaggaggaggaggaggaggaggaggaggaggaggaggatagAAAGAAGAATG ATAGGGAGGTGGATAATGATGAAGATAGTGAGGAGGAGGACGATGATGATGAAAGAAAGAAGAACGATGATGCAAATATGGAGGAGGACGATGGTGAAGATAGAGAAAAGGCAGATGATGAAGATAGAAAGGAGAGGAGGGTGAAGATACAGAGGGGGAGCTGGATGAAAATAGAGAGGGGGAGGAGGTAG